A genomic stretch from Hyalangium ruber includes:
- a CDS encoding HmuY family protein, which produces MSTRTEVRSMKRTAQAIWALSVMTMGPLVVGCGTDEPEPVQRCEASAVRCTEQSIDKLDLLTTVSTAEIREEGTAAGEFHTYVDARAGGSVPNQAYTYVSFTEQGLNRVSVDDQAALASTDWDIAFRRFIIRVNSGVSGPSCIAVARAPQGTSFESVTRVDSAWEFRSESYFNETCEFVEDDTGIGAPAAQMASYWSYQSCLAMTGNVFVLRLADGRHVKLQVTSYYEPSVQTVCNQSGSAPQPSGAAQFRVRWAFLP; this is translated from the coding sequence ATGAGCACCCGTACCGAGGTTCGGTCGATGAAGCGCACGGCCCAGGCCATCTGGGCGTTGTCCGTGATGACGATGGGTCCCCTCGTGGTGGGCTGCGGCACCGATGAGCCCGAGCCCGTGCAGCGGTGTGAGGCCAGCGCGGTGCGCTGCACCGAGCAGAGCATCGACAAGCTGGATCTGCTCACCACGGTGTCCACGGCGGAGATCCGCGAGGAGGGAACCGCCGCGGGCGAGTTCCACACCTATGTGGACGCGCGCGCGGGCGGCTCCGTGCCCAACCAGGCCTATACCTACGTCAGCTTCACGGAGCAGGGGCTGAACCGGGTGTCGGTGGATGACCAGGCGGCGCTCGCCTCGACGGACTGGGACATCGCCTTCCGCCGCTTCATCATCCGGGTGAACAGCGGCGTGTCGGGGCCCTCGTGCATCGCCGTGGCCCGGGCGCCGCAAGGCACCTCCTTCGAGTCCGTGACGCGCGTGGACTCGGCGTGGGAGTTCCGCTCCGAGAGCTACTTCAACGAGACGTGTGAGTTCGTCGAGGACGACACGGGCATCGGCGCGCCGGCGGCGCAGATGGCCAGCTACTGGAGCTACCAGAGCTGCCTGGCCATGACGGGCAACGTCTTCGTGCTGCGGCTGGCGGACGGCCGCCATGTGAAGCTGCAGGTGACGAGCTACTACGAGCCCTCCGTGCAGACGGTCTGCAACCAGTCGGGGAGCGCGCCCCAGCCGAGCGGCGCCGCGCAGTTCCGCGTCAGGTGGGCCTTCCTGCCATGA